One genomic window of Paenarthrobacter ureafaciens includes the following:
- a CDS encoding glycosyltransferase, which yields MTATTNESQETNMTATQAEAEAAPRESDLRIVQRVVFPANRDLDTLPLYVDPDTNKIRKQEENGPAVVQAVGMARKLHPEDILDRGSVQVRRGERLSFGSYFNAFPASYWRKWTIATKTVLHIETEGEGTVIVYRSNARGAAQRVDSILVEGNASNDFELTLAPFGDGGWYWFDLIAGGDGMTLKKAHWAVASEGRPQSKVTLGVTTFNRADYCLETIKAIDADSGLRGILAELIIVDQGNKKVADEDGFDSVAASMGDQLRIINQGNLGGSGGFARNMYEMLVSDKSDYVMLLDDDIELETEGVMRAVAFADLCRKPTIVGGHMFDMYNKSVLHAYAEVVNFYRFLWGPVEGLGNHDFSAEGLRSTPLLHRRWDADYNGWWMCLIPKAVVEEIGLSLPVFIKWDDAEYSLRARAAGYPTVTLPGAAVWHVSWADKDDSVDWQAYYHERNRLIAALLHSPFPKGGRIFRESLNTDIKHLVSMQYYPEQARIMALRDVLEGPSKLHEQLPTTMPKLRTMREDFVDSQVKTDPGAFPEVFRKRPPKKPQTYKQPGALGLLPWAVKTVLKQTIAPVRESAHSNPEAHVAHQDGKWWSLAHLDSAVVSNADGTGASWYRRDPKLVRKMLAETAQLHAQLFSNWETLRGQYRDALPEITSMDSWRETFEASEPKQ from the coding sequence ATGACCGCCACGACGAACGAAAGCCAGGAGACGAACATGACGGCGACGCAAGCCGAGGCTGAAGCAGCACCCCGGGAGAGCGATCTTCGCATCGTCCAGCGGGTGGTTTTTCCTGCTAACCGCGACCTCGATACCTTGCCGCTGTACGTGGACCCGGATACCAATAAGATCCGGAAGCAGGAAGAAAACGGTCCAGCCGTCGTGCAGGCCGTGGGCATGGCCCGCAAACTCCACCCGGAAGACATCCTGGACCGCGGCTCGGTCCAGGTCCGCAGGGGCGAGCGACTCTCCTTCGGCTCCTACTTCAATGCCTTCCCGGCAAGCTACTGGCGCAAGTGGACCATAGCCACCAAAACCGTGCTCCACATCGAGACCGAGGGCGAAGGCACAGTCATCGTCTACCGCTCCAACGCCAGGGGCGCTGCCCAGCGCGTTGATTCGATCCTGGTGGAGGGCAACGCTTCGAACGACTTTGAGCTGACCCTCGCACCGTTCGGTGACGGTGGCTGGTACTGGTTCGACCTGATTGCCGGCGGCGACGGGATGACTCTCAAGAAAGCCCACTGGGCCGTTGCTTCCGAAGGCCGGCCGCAGAGTAAGGTCACGCTCGGCGTGACTACCTTCAACCGTGCCGACTACTGCTTGGAAACCATCAAGGCGATTGACGCCGATTCGGGCTTGCGCGGGATCCTCGCTGAGCTGATCATCGTGGACCAGGGCAACAAGAAGGTTGCCGACGAGGATGGCTTCGACTCGGTGGCAGCCTCAATGGGTGACCAGCTGCGCATCATCAACCAAGGCAACCTGGGCGGTTCCGGCGGCTTTGCACGCAACATGTACGAGATGCTCGTCTCGGACAAGAGCGACTACGTCATGCTCCTCGACGATGACATTGAGCTGGAAACCGAAGGCGTCATGCGCGCGGTCGCCTTCGCGGACCTTTGCCGCAAGCCCACGATTGTGGGCGGCCACATGTTCGACATGTACAACAAGTCCGTCCTGCACGCGTACGCCGAGGTAGTGAACTTCTACAGGTTCCTCTGGGGACCGGTGGAGGGCCTGGGCAACCATGATTTCTCGGCTGAAGGGCTCCGCTCGACGCCGCTCCTGCACCGCAGGTGGGATGCGGACTACAACGGCTGGTGGATGTGCCTCATCCCCAAGGCGGTCGTGGAGGAGATCGGCCTTTCGCTGCCGGTATTCATCAAGTGGGACGACGCAGAATATTCGCTGCGTGCCCGTGCCGCTGGGTACCCCACCGTCACGCTTCCCGGTGCTGCCGTGTGGCACGTCTCCTGGGCAGACAAGGACGACTCGGTTGACTGGCAGGCTTATTACCACGAGCGGAACCGCCTGATCGCCGCACTGCTGCACTCTCCTTTCCCCAAGGGTGGACGGATCTTCCGGGAAAGCCTGAACACGGACATTAAGCATCTTGTGTCCATGCAGTACTACCCCGAGCAGGCACGCATCATGGCCCTGCGCGATGTTCTTGAGGGCCCGTCCAAACTGCATGAGCAGTTGCCCACCACCATGCCCAAGCTCAGGACGATGCGTGAAGACTTCGTCGACTCGCAGGTCAAGACCGATCCCGGTGCATTCCCGGAGGTCTTCAGGAAGCGCCCGCCCAAGAAACCCCAGACGTACAAGCAGCCGGGTGCCCTTGGACTTCTTCCATGGGCAGTAAAGACTGTCCTGAAGCAGACCATCGCACCGGTGCGTGAATCGGCACACAGCAATCCTGAGGCACATGTTGCACACCAGGACGGCAAGTGGTGGAGCCTGGCGCACTTGGATAGCGCAGTGGTCTCAAACGCCGATGGAACGGGCGCATCCTGGTACCGGCGCGATCCGAAACTCGTTCGCAAAATGCTCGCCGAAACGGCACAGTTGCACGCGCAGCTCTTCTCCAATTGGGAAACGCTTCGTGGCCAGTACCGCGATGCCTTGCCGGAGATCACCTCCATGGATTCCTGGCGTGAAACATTTGAAGCTTCGGAGCCCAAACAGTAG
- a CDS encoding FtsK/SpoIIIE domain-containing protein, translating to MPLQCTLARGPLAATHGPPKELTIHLPEGTPGRKLAALLADTHGTGRIHVAGEDLRTLVVGVPPLVNGSVLVDGGQGGHAQASPPAMLLVAHSGPAAGAMYPVLRGRNLIGRGTAHISVPDPDISREHAALDVSFADLTLTRLPANRSPEPNCRPATPEPSLMIDGKPTNLGPVNTSSTIQCGNSIFSLLASKAPVPLPGTEAGCSVHQPLEVHRPTGGGNRWAGLVTGLLPLLLGVGLALATGSWMFLGFTAISAVSLSVAAFSGRQARREFRRALGQAVSEDIKRRNRSSPSAAGIATAILLETPRPPASAAGPGDSACGAAAPADSEGRALARVAKPGSGGPRTSGIWLRLGLASVPANIRLLPEDPQFRPPTLAGVPLTLPPSAGQIPVTGDPLHFAGLVRLMLMQLAAYPAAVGVPVIILGSGANVPLAARFLKDCLVAATSEAALAGLHACSGRLPGRLFVFNAPPAGSSGVEALVEAAVRADWQVVRHERAHPAGSSAWTIDMDPSGISATLGSPGARQRFIPDLVTEPVFDRFCRALSARQATSAEGGPHLLPDECSLEEIVPRGPRSLASRWHKNSGSGTLKAVLGKDGHGQVAFDFLMDGPHLLVAGTTGAGKSELLRTLSLSLAMNYPPQELVFLFIDFKGGSGLGPLERLPHCAGLVTDLGGQGMKRVLESLRSEIRYREEAFHAGGVADIKDYRPPASGSVGPIPRLVLVIDEFRMLVDEEPAALRELMRIAAVGRSLGLHLVMATQRPQGALTADIRANVTTSIALRVQSEAESTDIIKTGVAAGIPVRLPGRAFLARAFGAPEEFQSASVLVAHRGHLDETCVQPALDGPDTRDGDDSDAWEEAASGSDNPGVGRNTPQRAPRGRLAEQGLPAFVAMIQAAATTMGAGSAPRRIIAPPLPAEIPWDPGPATCDSVTAAPKDVHSGHGTGHGIGLGLVDRPGSQTVELLSWTPSVHGHFAMIGSTGSGMPEAFRAVSARIVTTDPTVHSYILDATGTFQGLPESDRYGAVAHLHQLAFAVRVLERIKSFMADRRSSSDGPVASPGILLIIAGWCTWVSAIRNSPYAWAEDVLRDIVRDGTPLGVTVLICGERELVSSRFFATIPNRAFFPAGATEESTFHWPKLPPVDPLPGRAVALGSFVQGKSAVAQFQNTPGGKDWPYGPLAAKSPAPLRLQPLPAFLGTKELPEQPPTCGDAVSAAWFGVGGDDAAPLAIPLRRGGITLVLGGPGSGKTSLLRTLMSVNSAVPWLSPVENVGDGAFWTDLAEAASLGALDKDTVLLVDNADTLNPQARQSLAGLAGSVGAIVMTATTSPTLLHRLPFAEVVQATRSGLVLSPRTPLDGDVFGVRLNVESSVPPAGRGILIQGASQIPFQAAYAGGRFEGRA from the coding sequence ATGCCCTTGCAGTGCACTTTGGCCCGGGGTCCCCTGGCTGCCACGCACGGGCCGCCCAAGGAACTCACGATCCACCTTCCGGAGGGGACGCCGGGAAGGAAGCTGGCGGCGCTGCTCGCCGATACCCACGGAACCGGCAGGATCCATGTTGCCGGGGAAGACTTGAGGACCTTGGTAGTTGGTGTCCCTCCATTGGTGAACGGTTCGGTCCTTGTGGACGGAGGTCAGGGCGGTCATGCACAGGCCAGCCCGCCGGCCATGCTTCTCGTGGCGCATTCCGGCCCGGCGGCAGGGGCAATGTATCCCGTTCTCCGCGGACGGAACCTCATAGGCCGCGGCACGGCCCACATTTCAGTCCCCGATCCTGACATTTCCCGCGAACATGCAGCACTGGACGTCTCTTTTGCGGACTTGACGCTGACCCGCCTGCCGGCGAATCGTTCCCCGGAGCCGAATTGCCGCCCGGCCACCCCGGAACCATCGCTCATGATCGACGGGAAACCCACGAACCTCGGCCCCGTCAACACGTCATCAACCATCCAATGCGGAAATTCGATATTCTCCCTGCTCGCCTCAAAAGCACCGGTGCCACTGCCCGGTACGGAGGCCGGCTGTTCAGTGCACCAGCCATTGGAGGTTCACCGGCCCACGGGCGGCGGCAACCGATGGGCGGGCCTTGTCACTGGCCTTCTGCCTTTGCTCCTCGGCGTCGGACTTGCCTTGGCTACAGGATCATGGATGTTCCTGGGTTTCACCGCGATCTCGGCCGTCAGCCTGTCAGTGGCGGCATTCTCCGGAAGACAAGCCCGCCGCGAGTTTCGCCGCGCCCTCGGCCAAGCCGTGAGTGAGGACATAAAACGTCGGAATCGTTCGTCGCCGTCCGCTGCCGGGATTGCGACGGCGATACTCCTGGAGACGCCCCGGCCCCCGGCCTCTGCTGCTGGTCCCGGCGATTCCGCTTGTGGCGCCGCGGCCCCTGCTGACAGTGAAGGCCGTGCCCTGGCCCGCGTTGCGAAACCAGGTTCCGGCGGTCCAAGAACATCCGGTATCTGGCTGCGCCTTGGTTTGGCCTCGGTTCCGGCCAACATCCGGCTGCTTCCAGAGGACCCTCAGTTCCGCCCTCCCACTTTGGCAGGCGTTCCCCTGACTCTGCCTCCTTCCGCGGGGCAGATTCCGGTTACCGGCGACCCCCTCCACTTCGCTGGTCTGGTCCGCTTGATGCTTATGCAGCTTGCCGCGTATCCCGCAGCCGTTGGTGTCCCCGTGATCATCCTGGGCAGCGGCGCGAACGTGCCTCTTGCTGCCCGGTTCCTGAAGGACTGCCTTGTGGCGGCCACTTCTGAAGCTGCACTGGCGGGCTTGCATGCCTGCAGTGGCAGGCTGCCGGGAAGGCTCTTCGTGTTCAACGCCCCTCCCGCCGGTTCCTCCGGGGTGGAAGCATTGGTGGAGGCGGCCGTTCGAGCGGACTGGCAGGTGGTCAGACACGAAAGAGCCCACCCCGCCGGTTCCAGTGCGTGGACAATCGACATGGATCCGTCCGGAATATCGGCCACACTGGGTTCTCCCGGCGCGCGGCAAAGATTCATTCCCGACCTGGTAACCGAGCCGGTCTTTGACCGCTTCTGCCGGGCGTTATCCGCGCGACAAGCCACATCAGCCGAGGGCGGCCCGCACCTGCTGCCGGATGAGTGTTCCTTGGAGGAGATCGTCCCAAGGGGTCCACGCAGCCTTGCCTCGAGATGGCACAAAAACAGCGGGTCCGGCACATTGAAAGCCGTTCTGGGTAAGGACGGCCACGGTCAGGTGGCCTTCGACTTCCTTATGGACGGTCCCCATTTGCTGGTAGCCGGGACCACTGGCGCCGGCAAGTCCGAACTCTTGCGGACCCTGTCGCTTTCACTGGCAATGAATTACCCACCCCAGGAATTGGTGTTCCTCTTCATTGACTTCAAAGGAGGATCCGGCTTGGGGCCGCTGGAACGCCTGCCGCATTGCGCCGGGTTGGTCACCGACCTTGGCGGTCAGGGCATGAAGCGCGTCCTGGAATCGCTGCGCAGTGAAATCCGGTACCGCGAAGAAGCATTCCACGCCGGGGGCGTTGCCGATATCAAGGACTACCGCCCTCCCGCTTCGGGATCCGTTGGACCGATCCCCCGTTTGGTACTGGTCATAGACGAGTTCCGGATGCTGGTGGATGAAGAGCCCGCAGCCCTCCGGGAGCTGATGCGGATAGCAGCCGTCGGCCGTTCCTTGGGCCTCCACCTGGTCATGGCCACGCAGCGCCCCCAAGGGGCACTGACGGCCGACATCCGCGCCAACGTAACCACAAGCATTGCCCTTCGGGTGCAATCAGAGGCGGAGTCAACAGACATCATCAAGACAGGGGTCGCTGCCGGGATCCCTGTGCGCCTCCCGGGTCGGGCGTTCCTGGCCAGGGCCTTTGGTGCGCCGGAAGAATTCCAATCCGCGTCCGTTCTGGTTGCACATCGCGGTCACTTGGATGAGACATGCGTGCAGCCCGCTCTCGATGGCCCTGACACCCGGGACGGCGATGATTCGGATGCCTGGGAGGAAGCTGCCTCGGGGTCGGACAATCCGGGAGTCGGCCGAAACACCCCGCAACGGGCACCCCGCGGCAGATTGGCGGAGCAGGGTCTGCCGGCGTTTGTGGCAATGATTCAAGCGGCGGCAACCACCATGGGCGCTGGCAGCGCTCCCCGCCGAATCATTGCCCCGCCCCTCCCGGCGGAGATTCCCTGGGACCCGGGGCCCGCTACCTGTGACAGCGTGACCGCTGCCCCCAAGGATGTTCACAGTGGGCACGGCACCGGCCATGGCATCGGTCTTGGCCTGGTCGACCGTCCCGGGTCCCAGACTGTTGAGCTGTTGTCGTGGACGCCGTCAGTGCATGGGCACTTCGCGATGATCGGCAGTACGGGCAGCGGCATGCCTGAAGCATTCAGGGCCGTCTCGGCACGGATCGTCACTACGGACCCCACAGTCCACAGCTACATCCTCGACGCCACTGGCACGTTCCAGGGACTGCCTGAATCCGACCGGTACGGCGCGGTGGCACACCTGCACCAATTGGCGTTCGCTGTACGGGTCCTTGAGCGGATAAAGAGCTTCATGGCGGACCGGCGCAGTTCAAGCGACGGGCCCGTTGCGAGCCCGGGAATCCTGCTCATCATCGCTGGATGGTGCACGTGGGTCTCTGCCATCAGAAACAGCCCTTACGCCTGGGCAGAAGACGTCTTACGCGACATCGTCCGGGACGGAACGCCTCTGGGCGTGACGGTATTGATTTGCGGTGAACGCGAACTCGTCAGTTCGCGGTTCTTTGCGACCATCCCGAACCGTGCTTTCTTTCCGGCCGGCGCCACCGAAGAATCCACTTTCCACTGGCCGAAGCTTCCCCCCGTCGATCCCCTCCCGGGACGCGCGGTGGCTCTGGGCAGCTTCGTTCAGGGGAAGAGTGCCGTCGCCCAGTTCCAAAACACACCTGGCGGGAAGGACTGGCCGTACGGCCCCCTGGCTGCAAAATCCCCTGCCCCTCTGCGCCTTCAGCCTCTTCCTGCCTTCCTTGGGACTAAGGAATTACCGGAGCAACCGCCTACCTGCGGTGACGCGGTGTCGGCAGCATGGTTTGGCGTAGGCGGTGACGACGCCGCGCCACTGGCTATTCCCCTCCGCCGCGGGGGCATTACCTTGGTCCTTGGCGGGCCGGGCTCCGGCAAGACCTCACTATTGCGAACACTCATGTCGGTCAACTCCGCTGTGCCGTGGCTCTCCCCGGTAGAGAACGTCGGAGATGGCGCATTCTGGACCGACCTGGCGGAAGCGGCGTCGCTTGGAGCCTTGGATAAGGACACCGTATTGCTGGTGGACAACGCCGACACCTTGAACCCCCAAGCGCGCCAGTCCTTGGCCGGCTTGGCGGGTTCAGTAGGCGCGATTGTCATGACAGCTACCACTTCCCCAACGCTCCTGCACCGTCTTCCGTTCGCCGAGGTTGTGCAAGCCACCAGGTCGGGCCTTGTCCTCAGTCCCCGCACACCCTTGGATGGCGATGTTTTTGGAGTACGGCTGAACGTTGAGTCATCTGTTCCCCCTGCCGGCCGCGGCATCCTCATCCAGGGGGCCAGCCAAATACCCTTTCAAGCGGCCTACGCCGGCGGGCGTTTCGAGGGGCGGGCTTGA
- a CDS encoding Gfo/Idh/MocA family protein, translating into MANLRAGLIGLGMMGRHHARVIRELEGVDLVAVADSYGDPHNVADGLTVHGSVEELIAQGIDMAVAAVPTILHEEVALQLAEAGVHCLVEKPIANDSASGRRIAEAFESKGLIGAVGHIERFNPSLQSLRERLENGDLGEVYQISTRRQGPFPARIADVGVVKDLATHDIDLTAWLAQSNFVNVVAHTTSRSGRDHEDMVTAIGHLKSGVVTNHIVNWLSPMKERTTVVLGERGAFIADTISADLTFVENGTFQTDWDSIAAFRGVSEGSSTRFALAKREPLKMEHEAFRDAVLGKSLNIVTMAEGLETLRVAEAVLDSAKSGTVVAL; encoded by the coding sequence GTGGCTAATCTTCGCGCAGGCCTCATTGGCTTGGGCATGATGGGCCGCCATCATGCCCGGGTTATCCGCGAGCTCGAAGGCGTCGACCTCGTCGCGGTGGCAGATTCATATGGCGATCCGCACAACGTAGCCGACGGCTTGACAGTCCATGGCTCGGTCGAGGAACTCATTGCGCAGGGGATCGACATGGCAGTTGCCGCCGTCCCCACGATTTTGCATGAGGAAGTTGCCCTGCAGCTGGCTGAGGCCGGAGTCCACTGCCTCGTCGAGAAGCCGATTGCCAATGACTCGGCGTCCGGACGCAGAATTGCTGAAGCGTTCGAGTCCAAGGGCCTCATCGGTGCCGTTGGTCACATCGAACGCTTCAACCCCTCGTTGCAGAGCCTCCGCGAGCGGCTTGAGAACGGTGACCTGGGCGAGGTTTACCAGATCAGCACGCGCCGGCAGGGACCGTTCCCGGCTCGTATTGCGGATGTTGGCGTCGTGAAGGACCTTGCCACCCACGACATCGACCTCACGGCTTGGCTGGCACAGAGCAACTTCGTCAACGTCGTGGCGCACACAACTTCCCGAAGCGGCCGTGACCATGAAGACATGGTGACCGCGATCGGCCACCTCAAGAGCGGAGTGGTCACCAACCACATCGTGAACTGGCTCTCGCCCATGAAGGAGCGCACCACCGTTGTCCTCGGTGAGCGGGGTGCTTTCATTGCCGATACGATCTCGGCAGACCTGACGTTCGTGGAGAACGGCACGTTCCAGACCGACTGGGATTCCATCGCCGCCTTCCGCGGCGTATCGGAAGGTTCGTCCACGCGCTTTGCGCTTGCCAAGCGCGAGCCGCTGAAGATGGAGCATGAAGCGTTCCGGGACGCTGTTCTGGGCAAGTCCCTGAACATCGTGACCATGGCCGAGGGTCTTGAAACCCTTCGCGTCGCGGAGGCCGTTTTGGACTCCGCAAAGTCGGGTACCGTCGTCGCGCTTTAG
- a CDS encoding DegT/DnrJ/EryC1/StrS family aminotransferase translates to MSPEFIPPAKPIIGDDEAKAVQAVLASGQLAQGSEVASFEQEFSQVLLDGRAAVAVNSGTSGLHLGLLAAGIGPGDEVIVPSFTFAATANSVALTGATPVFADVDPDYYTLDAASVESKITDRTAAIMPVHLYGHPFNVDAIGAVAEKHGVKVFEDAAQAHGASVNGRKVGTFGDFAMFSLYPTKNMTSGEGGMVSTGLADVERRLRLLRNQGMERQYENELVGFNCRMTNIHAAIGRVQLTKVDGWTKTRQDNAAFFDANIEGVTTPKVAEGYAHVYHQYTIRIADDRDGFAKALREEYQVGCGVYYPIPNHRLAPFQTSDDLPVTEEAASHVLSIPVHPSLSQDDLERIVAAVNAVAKAGS, encoded by the coding sequence ATGAGCCCCGAATTCATTCCCCCGGCCAAACCGATCATCGGTGACGATGAGGCCAAAGCCGTGCAGGCGGTGCTGGCCTCCGGGCAGCTGGCCCAGGGCTCCGAAGTTGCATCCTTCGAGCAGGAGTTTTCCCAGGTTCTCTTGGACGGGCGGGCGGCCGTAGCGGTCAACTCCGGAACTTCCGGCCTGCACTTGGGACTCCTGGCTGCGGGAATTGGTCCCGGTGACGAGGTAATTGTTCCCTCGTTCACGTTTGCGGCCACCGCCAACTCCGTCGCCCTGACCGGAGCTACTCCGGTTTTCGCGGACGTTGACCCTGACTACTACACCCTGGACGCAGCCTCCGTTGAGTCCAAGATCACCGATCGCACGGCGGCAATCATGCCCGTGCACCTCTACGGCCACCCGTTCAACGTTGATGCCATTGGGGCAGTCGCCGAAAAGCATGGAGTAAAGGTATTCGAGGACGCCGCCCAAGCTCACGGGGCATCGGTGAACGGCCGTAAGGTAGGCACCTTCGGTGACTTCGCCATGTTCAGCCTTTACCCCACCAAGAACATGACCTCCGGGGAAGGCGGCATGGTCAGCACAGGCCTGGCCGACGTCGAACGTCGCCTTCGCCTTCTGCGGAACCAGGGCATGGAACGCCAGTATGAAAACGAGCTGGTGGGCTTCAACTGCCGTATGACCAACATCCACGCAGCGATCGGCCGTGTCCAGCTGACCAAGGTTGACGGCTGGACCAAGACCCGGCAGGACAACGCAGCCTTCTTCGACGCCAATATTGAAGGCGTCACCACGCCGAAGGTCGCCGAAGGATACGCGCACGTCTACCACCAGTACACCATCCGGATTGCCGATGACCGCGACGGTTTCGCCAAGGCCCTTCGCGAGGAGTACCAGGTTGGTTGCGGTGTGTACTACCCCATTCCCAACCACCGCCTTGCGCCGTTCCAGACGTCGGACGACCTCCCGGTCACGGAAGAGGCTGCGTCCCACGTGCTCTCGATCCCCGTGCATCCCTCCCTGAGCCAGGATGACCTGGAACGCATCGTTGCTGCCGTCAACGCTGTGGCGAAGGCAGGCAGCTAG
- a CDS encoding acyltransferase produces the protein MLNEEGPSPVIVVAETADVSDEAVIGDGSKIWHLAQVREKAELGANCIVGRGAYIGTGVKMGDNCKVQNYALVYEPAELEAGVFIGPAVVLTNDTFPRAVSPDGSLKSAHDWEPVGVTIREGASIGARAVCVAPVTIGRWATVAAGAVVAKDVPDFALMVGVPARRRGWVGKAGFPLERRGENWVCPETGATYVEQNETLREVEA, from the coding sequence GTGCTCAATGAGGAAGGACCTTCACCGGTGATAGTGGTTGCAGAGACCGCCGATGTTTCAGACGAGGCGGTAATTGGTGATGGATCCAAGATCTGGCATCTGGCCCAAGTCCGCGAGAAGGCCGAACTCGGTGCCAACTGCATCGTTGGGCGCGGCGCCTACATTGGTACCGGAGTAAAGATGGGGGATAACTGCAAGGTCCAGAACTATGCGCTGGTTTACGAGCCGGCTGAGCTGGAAGCGGGTGTCTTCATAGGCCCTGCAGTGGTGCTCACCAATGACACCTTTCCGCGCGCAGTCAGCCCGGACGGAAGCCTGAAAAGTGCCCATGACTGGGAACCCGTTGGAGTCACCATCCGTGAGGGTGCCTCCATCGGTGCGCGCGCCGTATGCGTGGCTCCGGTAACCATTGGGCGCTGGGCTACCGTCGCGGCCGGGGCAGTGGTGGCCAAGGATGTCCCCGACTTCGCCCTGATGGTAGGTGTTCCTGCCAGGCGGCGCGGATGGGTTGGCAAGGCCGGCTTCCCGTTGGAACGCCGCGGTGAAAACTGGGTCTGCCCCGAGACCGGCGCCACGTATGTTGAACAGAACGAAACCCTTCGAGAGGTAGAGGCATGA
- the glf gene encoding UDP-galactopyranose mutase, producing MNADLVVVGSGFFGLTIAERAATELGLKVAVLDRRHHIGGNAYSENEAKTGIEVHRYGAHLFHTSNERVWNYVNQFTKFTKYQHKVYTSHKGEVYPMPINLGTINQFFRSAMSPAEARDLITEQAGELAGTDPQNLNDKGIQLIGRPLYEAFIKHYTGKQWQTDPKDLPAEIISRLPVRYNYDNRYFNDTYEGLPVDGYTAWIERMADHPNIEVILKTDFFDDGEFGRSSVLGQVPVIYTGPVDRYFDYAEGDLSWRTIDLEEEVLPIEDFQGCAVMNYPDADVPYTRIHEFRHFHPERDYTKDATVIMREFSRFAEKGDEPYYPVNTSDDRSKLLAYRDLARGEKSVLFGGRLGTYKYLDMHMAIGSALSMFDNKIKPHFSGGAKLESGGVDA from the coding sequence GTGAACGCTGATCTCGTCGTCGTCGGCTCGGGTTTCTTTGGCCTGACCATTGCAGAACGCGCCGCTACCGAGTTGGGGCTGAAGGTCGCGGTTCTTGATCGCCGCCACCATATTGGAGGAAACGCCTACAGCGAGAACGAAGCCAAGACAGGAATTGAGGTCCACCGCTACGGGGCGCACCTCTTCCACACGTCGAATGAGCGCGTTTGGAACTACGTGAACCAGTTCACCAAGTTCACGAAATACCAGCACAAGGTCTACACCAGCCACAAGGGCGAGGTGTACCCCATGCCGATCAACCTCGGCACGATCAACCAGTTCTTCCGCTCGGCAATGAGCCCGGCCGAGGCCAGGGACCTGATCACGGAACAGGCCGGCGAACTCGCAGGCACCGATCCGCAGAACTTGAACGACAAGGGAATCCAGTTGATTGGACGCCCGCTCTATGAGGCGTTCATCAAGCACTACACGGGCAAGCAGTGGCAGACGGATCCGAAGGACCTGCCGGCTGAAATCATTTCCCGGCTGCCCGTGCGCTACAACTACGACAACCGGTACTTCAACGACACCTACGAGGGCCTTCCCGTGGATGGCTACACGGCGTGGATCGAACGAATGGCGGACCACCCGAATATCGAGGTCATCCTGAAAACGGACTTCTTCGATGACGGAGAGTTCGGCCGCTCGTCCGTGCTGGGACAGGTACCGGTCATCTACACCGGCCCCGTGGACCGTTACTTCGACTATGCCGAAGGTGATCTTTCCTGGCGCACTATCGACCTCGAAGAAGAAGTCCTTCCGATCGAGGACTTCCAGGGTTGTGCCGTCATGAACTACCCCGACGCCGATGTCCCCTACACCCGCATCCACGAGTTCCGTCACTTCCACCCGGAGCGTGACTACACCAAGGACGCCACCGTCATCATGCGCGAGTTCTCCCGGTTTGCGGAGAAGGGCGACGAGCCGTACTACCCGGTAAACACTTCCGATGACCGCAGCAAACTGCTGGCCTACCGTGACTTGGCGCGCGGCGAGAAATCAGTGCTGTTCGGCGGCCGCCTGGGCACGTACAAGTATCTGGACATGCACATGGCCATCGGTTCGGCCCTGTCCATGTTCGACAACAAGATCAAGCCGCACTTCAGCGGCGGCGCAAAGTTGGAAAGCGGTGGAGTGGACGCATGA
- a CDS encoding WhiB family transcriptional regulator: MDWRNRAACLDKDPELFFPVGNTGPALLQIEEAKSVCRRCPVVDTCLQWALESGQDAGVWGGMSEDERRALKRRAARARRAS, from the coding sequence ATGGATTGGCGTAATCGCGCAGCCTGCCTCGACAAGGACCCGGAGCTCTTCTTCCCAGTCGGCAACACGGGACCTGCACTTCTCCAAATTGAGGAAGCAAAGAGCGTTTGCCGCAGGTGCCCCGTGGTGGACACGTGTCTGCAGTGGGCCTTGGAGTCCGGCCAGGACGCCGGCGTCTGGGGAGGCATGAGCGAAGACGAGCGCCGCGCGCTCAAGCGACGCGCCGCCCGCGCCCGCCGCGCCTCATAA